A genomic window from Salvia miltiorrhiza cultivar Shanhuang (shh) chromosome 5, IMPLAD_Smil_shh, whole genome shotgun sequence includes:
- the LOC131025954 gene encoding uncharacterized protein LOC131025954, with protein MKVWEVIEDYEDPVDEKAWTAVEVGWTAPKGNDNNDKPRSKWTNGDHNASNANQKALNSIQTAITMEVFTLICETAKEAWDVLQNTYEGNSKVKKQRLEQLTTRFEELKIEDNETINMFLAKLVAFLNESFSLGERLSKEKLVRKVMRSLPEQFDYKITAIDEARDVSDMKLEELMGSLITFEMNFRTEKSDKKKSTALAVESSNKNSEATTMNQDELVESFALFTKNFGKAFNRFKKKGGNAKNFNNSKNSTGSSNQNKKKSSSRTGIQCHECHGFGHIQSECVNTLKKLQKKNKSFNVSQSDEESNDSGSDFDEESIALWAISEVQHQIDYTANPLALETNYDMDVYAEVVTVAFIVREEKTQKNTSENVTMDTDTDSDSDEANDVFLAKSYEIMHQKCVDAIEVNRPLSAKLSEVTEERD; from the exons ATGAAGGTTTGGGAAGTTATAGAGGATTATGAAG ATCCTGTGGATGAGAAAGCTTGGACTGCTGTTGAAGTTGGCTGGACTGCTCCTAAAGGGAATGATAACAATGACAAACCAAGGAGCAAGTGGACGAATGGTGATCATAATGCCTCAAATGCAAATCAAAAGGCTCTCAATTCCATACAAACTGCTATTACAATGGAAGTTTTTACTCTTATTTGTGAGACCGCTAAGGAGGCATGGGATGTTCTACAAAATACGTATGAAGGAAATTCAAAAGTTAAGAAACAGCGCCTTGAACAACTTACCACGAGATTTGAGGAATTGAAAATAGAGGATAATGAAACTATTAACATGTTTCTTGCTAAACTTGTAGCATTTTTGAATGAGAGTTTTTCTCTTGGCGAAAGGTTATCTAAAGAAAAACTTGTTCGGAAGGTTATGAGATCGCTGCCTGAACAGTTTGATTATAAGATCACAGCAATTGACGAAGCAAGAGATGTGTCAGACATGAAGCTTGAAGAACTAATGGGATCATTGATAACTTTCGAAATGAATTTTAGAACAGAAAAATCAGACAAAAAGAAAAGCACAGCTTTGGCAGTTGAGTCTAGTAACAAGAACTCTGAGGCAACCACCATGAATCAAGATGAACTAGTTGAATCATTTGCGTTATTCACAAAGAATTTTGGTAAAGCCTTCAACAGATTCAAAAAGAAAGGCGGCAATGCAAAGAATTTCAACAATTCAAAAAACTCTACTGGAAGTTCAAATCAGAATAAGAAAAAATCATCGTCCAGAACGGGAATTCAGTGTCATGAATGCCATGGTTTTGGTCACATTCAATCTGAATGTGTCAATACATTGAAGaaacttcaaaagaaaaataaatcatttaatgTGTCTCAGAGTGATGAAGAATCCAATGACAGTGGGAGTGATTTTGATGAAGAGTCTATTGCTCTTTGGGCTATATCAGAGGTTCAACATCAAATTGATTACACTGCAAATCCTTTGGCTTTGGAAACAAATTATGATATGGATGTATATGCAGAAGTTGTTACAGTTGCTTTCATTGTCAGAGAAGAAAAAACTCAGAAAAATACATCCGAGAATGTCACTATGGATACTGATACAGACAGTGACTCTGATGAAGCTAATGACGTTTTTCTGGCTAAGAGTTATGAAATAATGCATCAGAAATGTGTGGATGCCATTGAAGTGAATAGGCCTCTATCTGCTAAATTATCTGAAGTTACTGAAGAAAGAGattga
- the LOC131025956 gene encoding uncharacterized protein LOC131025956 — MEELDELRNEAYENARIYKDKVKRLHDRRICHKKLCSGMKVLLFNSRLKLFPGKLKSRWSGPFLLKEVFEHGAVELFNENTKESFRVNGHRVKPYYEHQSSSMEVEAQALHNPS; from the coding sequence ATGGAGGAGTTGGATGAGCTACGCAACGAGGCGTACGAGAATGCGAGGATctacaaggacaaagtgaagcgactgCATGACCGCCGTATCTGCCATAAGAAGCTTTGCTCCGGGATGAAGGTactcttgttcaattctcgattGAAGTTGTTCCCGGGTAAGCTGAAATCTCGATGGAGTGGTCCGTTTCTACTTAAGGAGGTGTTTGAGCATGGTGCTGTCGAGctattcaatgaaaacacgaaGGAGAGCTTCAGAGTGAACGGTCACCGAGTGAAGCCATAttacgagcaccagagctcgtCCATGGAGGTGGAGGCTCAAGCTCTGCACAATCCGAGCTAA